In one Nitrospira sp. CR1.1 genomic region, the following are encoded:
- a CDS encoding NAD-binding protein has product MNVALLGTGLLGQGVAERLHATGHTLAAYNRSAEKTLALRQQGIHIASTAAEAMSAAEVALLLLSDAAAIRAVLFHPLTSPAIGGRTIIQMGTIGPAESCSIEQEVTRLGGRYLEAPVLGSIAEAKAGTLLVMVGATRERYDEWAPLLRSLGEDVRLVGPVGKAAVMKLALNQLIAAEMAAFSLSLGLVRRGGVDVEDFMEVVRRSALYAPMFEKKLPRLVKRNYAQPNFSTRHLLKDVELALGAAEASHLSPTGLQGVRSLLIETIATGLGEVDYSAIYERIDPLASRQS; this is encoded by the coding sequence ATGAACGTGGCCTTGTTGGGCACAGGATTGTTAGGCCAGGGGGTGGCGGAACGGCTTCATGCCACCGGCCACACCCTGGCAGCCTATAACCGTTCCGCCGAAAAGACCCTTGCGCTCCGGCAGCAGGGCATCCACATCGCTTCAACCGCCGCAGAGGCCATGTCGGCAGCAGAAGTCGCGCTCCTGCTGCTGTCTGATGCCGCAGCCATCCGCGCAGTGCTGTTTCACCCGCTGACCAGTCCCGCGATTGGCGGGCGTACGATCATCCAGATGGGTACGATCGGACCGGCCGAGAGTTGTTCAATCGAGCAAGAGGTCACACGTCTGGGCGGCCGCTATCTTGAAGCGCCGGTGCTCGGCAGCATTGCGGAAGCCAAAGCAGGCACGCTCCTGGTCATGGTAGGCGCGACTCGGGAGCGCTATGACGAATGGGCGCCGCTATTGCGCAGCCTGGGAGAAGACGTGCGCCTGGTCGGGCCCGTCGGAAAAGCGGCGGTGATGAAGCTCGCGCTCAACCAGCTGATCGCCGCCGAAATGGCGGCTTTCTCGCTGAGTCTGGGACTGGTCCGACGAGGCGGTGTTGATGTGGAAGATTTTATGGAAGTAGTGCGCAGGAGCGCGCTCTACGCGCCGATGTTCGAAAAAAAACTGCCCCGGTTGGTGAAACGGAACTACGCGCAGCCGAACTTTTCTACCCGGCATCTGCTCAAGGATGTGGAGCTTGCTCTCGGCGCCGCAGAGGCGTCCCACCTTTCGCCGACCGGGCTTCAGGGAGTACGATCTTTACTCATCGAGACGATAGCCACGGGCCTGGGAGAGGTGGACTACTCGGCGATCTATGAACGGATCGATCCTCTTGCGTCACGGCAATCGTGA
- a CDS encoding 3'(2'),5'-bisphosphate nucleotidase CysQ, translating to MDYELTILSQAMNEAGREVLRLAAAGFETFTKSDHSPVTSADLAVNQILHDRLATRFPEDGWLSEETADNEERLSRKRVWIVDPIDGTRSFVRGLPEFCLSVALVENGLPAVAAIFNPATGEFFSAIRGRGLRVERRSDSDHPPFTSSERPVALVNPWELRVGRLEGLQAHLHCRPIGSIAYALALVAAGQADAVITLTGGNEWDIAAGVLLVEESGGRATSAAGHPVTFNRADPRLPGTLAIGSDLPIPARTHLIQQSIAAAAGHSTPS from the coding sequence ATGGATTACGAACTCACTATCCTGTCACAAGCCATGAACGAAGCAGGCCGTGAAGTGCTTCGGTTAGCAGCCGCAGGGTTTGAAACCTTTACAAAATCGGATCACTCCCCGGTCACCTCTGCGGACCTGGCCGTGAATCAGATTCTCCACGACAGGTTGGCGACACGCTTTCCCGAGGACGGGTGGCTGTCCGAAGAAACCGCGGACAATGAAGAGCGTTTGAGCAGAAAACGGGTCTGGATCGTCGATCCGATTGATGGGACACGGTCGTTCGTGCGGGGTCTGCCAGAATTCTGCCTTTCGGTGGCGCTGGTTGAGAATGGATTGCCAGCCGTGGCAGCGATCTTCAATCCGGCGACCGGCGAGTTTTTTTCAGCCATTCGCGGGCGTGGCCTCCGTGTCGAGCGCCGGTCAGATTCTGATCATCCACCCTTCACCTCCTCCGAACGTCCGGTTGCGCTCGTCAATCCCTGGGAACTGCGGGTGGGCCGGCTTGAAGGCCTTCAGGCCCACCTCCACTGCCGCCCGATCGGATCCATCGCTTATGCGCTTGCCCTGGTGGCCGCCGGTCAAGCGGATGCGGTGATCACCCTGACCGGCGGCAATGAATGGGACATTGCCGCCGGAGTGCTGTTGGTCGAAGAAAGCGGAGGACGCGCCACCAGCGCCGCCGGTCATCCCGTCACCTTCAACCGCGCCGACCCACGATTGCCGGGGACGCTCGCCATCGGTTCGGACCTGCCCATACCGGCGCGCACTCACCTGATCCAACAGAGCATCGCAGCCGCCGCAGGTCATTCCACTCCGTCGTAA